One Candidatus Omnitrophota bacterium DNA segment encodes these proteins:
- the lepB gene encoding signal peptidase I — MAKKKTRKNSVKSARREWIEAIIIAFILALIIRTFLLQAFKIPSGSMIPTLRPGDRILVNKLFYGPKIPFLGARLPRLKELKRGEVIVFIYPPSAGKRNFESFKQYLNDETSGLLYRRMLSFFKDTRSKSYIKRLIGLPGEAVQIKNGDIYINDELVENSRIRANTYFNEGPYGGADRIVDIPDNSYYCLGDNSSSSRDSRYWGFVNERFLTGKAFLIYWPLNRMRIIR, encoded by the coding sequence ATGGCGAAAAAAAAGACGAGGAAAAATTCGGTTAAATCTGCAAGAAGAGAGTGGATAGAGGCAATTATTATTGCGTTTATCTTGGCATTGATTATTCGTACCTTTCTTTTACAGGCATTTAAGATTCCCAGTGGTTCAATGATACCAACGTTAAGGCCAGGTGACAGGATTTTGGTTAACAAGCTATTTTATGGTCCCAAGATACCTTTTTTAGGAGCAAGACTTCCGAGGTTAAAAGAGTTAAAAAGGGGGGAAGTAATCGTTTTTATCTATCCGCCCAGTGCAGGTAAGCGTAATTTTGAATCATTTAAGCAATACCTAAATGATGAAACTTCAGGACTTCTCTATAGACGGATGCTATCATTTTTTAAGGATACGCGAAGTAAAAGTTATATCAAGCGGCTGATTGGTTTGCCGGGCGAGGCTGTCCAGATTAAAAACGGCGATATTTATATCAATGATGAACTTGTTGAGAATAGCAGGATAAGGGCCAACACATATTTCAATGAAGGGCCCTATGGAGGGGCGGATCGAATAGTTGATATCCCTGATAATTCTTATTATTGTCTAGGTGACAATAGTAGCTCTTCGCGCGATAGCCGTTATTGGGGGTTTGTTAATGAAAGATTCTTAACTGGAAAGGCATTTTTGATTTATTGGCCACTTAATCGTATGAGGATAATCAGATAA
- the aroF gene encoding 3-deoxy-7-phosphoheptulonate synthase, which translates to MIIVLKPDATNEQIEHIQQRIKKLGLTPMVSKGTQRTIIGVIGPEDVLRVTPLEVFPGVEKVLTILAPYKLVSREFKPESSVIDLGKGVKIGTKQIIPIAGPCAIESRDVLKAIAKEIKASGAKALRGGAFKPRTSPYSFQGLGEDGLKLLKEVGEEFDLVTVTEVMDPRDVSLVANYADVLQIGARNMQNFNLLKEVGATRKPVILKRGMMSTIKEFLMSAEYILAGGNFNVILCERGIRTFEDYTRNTLDVSCIAVIKDLSHLPIVVDPSHASGKWGIVPALALAGIAAGADGVLIEVHTNPEEALSDGAQSLLPGRFNELMPRMRAVAKAIGRQI; encoded by the coding sequence ATGATAATTGTCCTAAAGCCAGACGCTACAAATGAACAGATTGAACATATCCAGCAGCGTATTAAAAAGCTGGGTTTGACGCCAATGGTCTCTAAGGGAACACAGCGTACGATTATTGGTGTAATCGGGCCTGAAGATGTATTAAGGGTTACGCCCTTAGAGGTGTTTCCAGGGGTAGAGAAGGTCCTTACTATTCTTGCTCCTTATAAATTGGTGTCGCGAGAATTTAAACCCGAATCTTCAGTAATTGACTTAGGAAAAGGCGTTAAGATCGGAACAAAGCAAATTATACCTATAGCTGGACCTTGTGCTATTGAAAGCAGAGATGTGTTAAAGGCAATTGCTAAGGAAATTAAGGCTTCCGGCGCAAAGGCTTTGCGCGGCGGTGCTTTTAAGCCACGCACTTCACCTTATAGCTTTCAGGGTCTAGGTGAAGATGGCTTGAAATTACTAAAAGAGGTAGGGGAAGAGTTTGATTTAGTAACTGTTACCGAGGTCATGGATCCTCGTGATGTTTCTCTTGTGGCTAATTATGCAGATGTATTGCAGATCGGCGCAAGAAATATGCAAAATTTTAACCTTTTGAAAGAGGTGGGTGCAACTCGCAAACCCGTAATTTTAAAAAGAGGTATGATGTCTACGATTAAGGAATTCCTGATGTCAGCTGAATATATTCTTGCGGGTGGAAATTTTAACGTCATACTTTGCGAGCGGGGAATTAGGACCTTTGAGGACTATACGCGCAACACCTTGGACGTTTCCTGTATTGCTGTAATTAAAGACCTATCGCATTTGCCCATTGTCGTTGATCCTTCGCATGCAAGCGGTAAATGGGGCATTGTGCCTGCACTTGCCTTAGCTGGAATCGCTGCAGGTGCTGATGGTGTTTTGATTGAAGTGCACACTAATCCTGAAGAGGCCCTTTCTGATGGTGCACAATCTTTATTACCGGGAAGATTTAACGAACTAATGCCTAGAATGAGGGCTGTAGCAAAGGCAATTGGTAGGCAAATTTAA
- the scpB gene encoding SMC-Scp complex subunit ScpB: MQNPQDNIKNVIEALIFANGGPLKITQIREVLGNVDTDEIRSYIAQLETEYEKRNSGIQIVEIAGGFRMSTNREFASFVKSLYKSRHVERLSGPSLETLAIIAYKQPVTRLDIESLRGVNVDGVVRTLLEKGLIRTAGRKDCLGRPFLYATTSGFLEYFGLKSLQDLPPIEEFATMNPQPQNVEETLKDLEVKEEGESKPISQEPVADEG; encoded by the coding sequence ATGCAGAATCCACAAGATAATATTAAAAATGTAATTGAGGCTTTGATCTTTGCAAATGGGGGTCCATTAAAGATTACCCAGATCAGAGAGGTGTTGGGCAATGTGGATACGGATGAAATACGTAGTTATATTGCGCAGTTAGAGACAGAATACGAGAAAAGAAATAGCGGAATTCAAATAGTAGAAATTGCAGGTGGCTTTCGAATGTCTACTAATCGAGAATTTGCCTCTTTTGTTAAAAGTCTTTATAAGAGTAGGCACGTAGAAAGGCTTTCCGGACCTAGTTTGGAGACACTAGCGATTATTGCCTATAAACAACCCGTAACAAGATTAGATATTGAGTCATTGAGAGGTGTAAATGTTGATGGTGTAGTAAGGACACTCCTGGAGAAAGGCTTAATTCGTACTGCAGGAAGGAAGGATTGTCTGGGCCGGCCTTTTCTTTATGCAACCACGAGTGGATTTCTTGAGTATTTTGGTCTTAAGTCTTTACAGGATTTGCCACCCATCGAAGAATTCGCTACTATGAATCCACAGCCACAAAACGTAGAAGAGACATTGAAAGATTTAGAAGTTAAAGAAGAAGGAGAAAGTAAGCCTATCAGCCAGGAGCCAGTTGCTGATGAAGGCTAA
- the cmk gene encoding (d)CMP kinase has product MNKTRPRKPNLKVKIITIDGPAGAGKSTVAKLLAKRLGYLYLDTGAMYRALTLAGLRQKVNFLEKKALIRVARKARIQLVKGARFSLDVYLDGKLINRQIRSPLVSSLVSFIASIGAIRQIMGKSQRAMGQKQNCVVEGRDIGTVIFPDAFVKFYLDASLGVRGKRRFKELKMRDPSVSCQDVKKSIQCRDRNDLTRSCGPLKRAHDAIYVDTTRLSISQVVARLQEKVLKKQSCSKKKKNKKTKKYS; this is encoded by the coding sequence TTGAACAAAACCCGCCCCAGAAAACCCAATCTCAAGGTTAAAATTATCACCATTGATGGTCCTGCTGGTGCTGGAAAAAGCACAGTAGCTAAACTTTTAGCGAAAAGGTTAGGCTATCTTTATTTGGATACAGGGGCAATGTATCGGGCTCTAACCCTGGCAGGCTTACGGCAAAAGGTCAATTTTCTGGAAAAGAAGGCACTTATACGTGTTGCCCGTAAGGCTCGTATCCAGCTTGTGAAAGGCGCTCGTTTTAGTTTAGATGTATATCTAGATGGCAAGCTTATTAATAGACAGATAAGAAGCCCTTTGGTTAGTTCCTTAGTTTCTTTTATTGCCTCCATAGGAGCAATCAGGCAGATTATGGGTAAATCACAGCGTGCTATGGGCCAGAAGCAAAATTGTGTAGTGGAAGGTAGAGATATCGGCACAGTAATTTTTCCCGATGCGTTTGTAAAGTTTTACCTTGATGCCTCTTTAGGCGTGCGAGGCAAACGCAGGTTTAAAGAACTGAAGATGAGAGACCCCTCAGTTTCGTGTCAAGATGTTAAAAAATCCATTCAATGTAGAGATAGAAACGATTTAACTCGAAGTTGCGGTCCTTTAAAAAGAGCGCATGATGCTATTTATGTTGATACTACAAGGCTTAGCATTAGCCAAGTGGTGGCCAGGTTGCAGGAAAAGGTTTTAAAGAAACAGTCTTGTAGCAAAAAAAAGAAAAACAAAAAAACAAAAAAATATTCTTGA
- the lepA gene encoding translation elongation factor 4 yields MDKKLIRNFSIIAHIDHGKSTLADRILEITNAIDIGHSTDQVLDDMELERERGITIKSSAVRLNYKGNDGADYILNLIDTPGHVDFTYEVSKSIHACEGAVLVVDATQGVEAQTLANFHIARERNVKIIPVINKIDIVNIDLDLVLSQMVDILGFKEEEIILASAKEGTGVKEILDRIVKDVPAPQGNADEPTQALIFDSFYDTFKGVVVYVKIVNGSLKPKDKIILMHEQKEYEVESLEISTPDSLEVDSLSVGEVGSLTANIRQAKDITVGDTITCLEKKAKEPLAGYRKIKPLVFCGIYPVNAKDFGLLRQALEKLHLNDASFVYEPENSSSCGFGFRCGFLGLLHMEIVQERLEREYNLDLILTAPNVVFRCFTKNKELVIVDNISKLPEPQMRERVEEPFIRMLIVSPKKFMDKIYELAKTRRGIYKSSEYLGEERLELIFEMPLAEVIVDFYDQVKSVTKGYGSIDYDFIGYRPGRLEKLDVMINGQAFDSFSQIVHKDKASQLGKKLVMKLKEFIPRQLFEIRVQAAIGSHIVASERLSPLGKNVTSKCYGGDITRKRKLWEKQKQGKKRLKQFGKIQIPQEAFLAAIKIR; encoded by the coding sequence ATGGATAAAAAACTAATCAGAAATTTTTCCATTATTGCTCATATTGACCACGGAAAATCAACCCTGGCAGATAGAATACTAGAAATAACTAATGCGATTGATATAGGGCATAGTACTGATCAGGTATTGGATGATATGGAATTGGAGCGAGAGCGCGGCATTACAATTAAATCATCAGCAGTGCGCCTTAATTATAAAGGTAATGATGGTGCTGATTATATCCTCAACCTTATAGATACCCCTGGCCACGTTGATTTTACGTACGAGGTTTCTAAATCTATTCATGCCTGTGAGGGAGCTGTTTTAGTTGTTGATGCAACTCAAGGCGTTGAGGCACAGACATTGGCTAATTTTCACATAGCCAGAGAGCGAAACGTTAAGATTATCCCGGTCATAAATAAGATAGACATTGTAAATATAGATTTAGACCTAGTTCTTTCTCAAATGGTAGATATTCTAGGCTTTAAGGAAGAGGAGATAATTTTAGCTTCAGCAAAAGAAGGCACTGGTGTTAAAGAAATTCTAGATAGAATTGTTAAGGACGTTCCGGCACCTCAGGGTAATGCAGATGAGCCGACTCAGGCATTGATTTTTGACTCTTTTTATGATACTTTTAAAGGCGTTGTTGTATATGTTAAGATTGTAAACGGCTCACTAAAGCCTAAAGACAAAATTATATTAATGCATGAACAAAAAGAATATGAAGTAGAAAGCCTTGAGATTTCTACACCTGACTCATTAGAAGTTGATTCGCTTTCTGTGGGCGAAGTTGGTTCTTTGACTGCAAATATACGTCAGGCAAAGGATATTACTGTAGGCGATACAATAACTTGCCTTGAAAAAAAAGCAAAAGAGCCCTTGGCCGGATACAGAAAGATAAAACCACTTGTTTTCTGCGGTATATATCCGGTTAATGCCAAAGACTTTGGTCTCTTGCGTCAGGCCTTAGAAAAGCTCCATCTTAATGATGCCTCATTTGTTTATGAGCCAGAGAATTCATCTAGCTGCGGCTTTGGTTTTCGTTGCGGCTTTCTCGGTCTTCTTCATATGGAGATAGTTCAAGAGAGGCTAGAAAGAGAATATAACCTGGATTTGATCTTAACTGCCCCTAATGTTGTTTTTCGCTGTTTTACTAAAAATAAAGAGTTGGTAATTGTTGATAATATATCTAAATTACCAGAGCCACAAATGAGAGAGAGAGTTGAAGAGCCATTTATCAGAATGCTCATAGTATCTCCCAAGAAATTTATGGATAAAATATATGAACTCGCTAAGACCAGAAGAGGGATTTACAAGTCGAGCGAATATTTAGGCGAAGAGAGATTGGAATTGATTTTTGAAATGCCGTTAGCTGAAGTGATAGTTGATTTTTACGACCAGGTTAAATCAGTTACTAAAGGATATGGTTCTATTGATTATGATTTTATCGGATATCGCCCTGGAAGATTAGAAAAGTTAGATGTCATGATTAACGGCCAGGCCTTTGATAGTTTTTCACAGATCGTGCATAAGGATAAGGCTAGTCAGCTCGGAAAGAAACTGGTAATGAAGCTTAAGGAGTTTATTCCCAGACAACTTTTTGAGATCAGGGTGCAGGCTGCTATTGGTTCCCATATTGTTGCCTCAGAAAGACTGAGCCCTTTGGGAAAAAATGTAACTAGTAAATGTTACGGTGGTGATATTACCCGTAAACGCAAACTTTGGGAAAAGCAAAAGCAGGGAAAGAAACGCCTTAAACAATTCGGAAAAATTCAAATACCGCAAGAGGCATTTTTGGCAGCAATAAAGATACGTTAA
- a CDS encoding CDP-alcohol phosphatidyltransferase family protein yields the protein MRYANKISAFRILTIPFLVATILYYTPQKDYLRVIALVIFFLAIVSDVLDGLVARIYKEKTKLGPILDPLADKLLLMSAYIFLFARREFFLVKLPLSVVLVVISRDAIILLGTFLIFLVRQDIKIIPTSWGKLTTFFQMSTIVVILLEFKYSHFLWNLAILFTVISGIDYIRRGFNLFTLNDDNITNHK from the coding sequence ATGAGATATGCAAATAAGATATCTGCATTTAGAATTCTTACTATACCATTTTTAGTCGCTACTATTCTTTATTACACTCCGCAAAAAGACTATTTAAGGGTAATTGCGCTTGTTATTTTTTTCCTAGCAATTGTCTCTGATGTCCTTGATGGTCTCGTGGCTCGTATATATAAAGAAAAGACAAAATTAGGGCCTATTCTTGATCCTCTGGCGGATAAATTGCTGCTAATGAGTGCTTATATATTTTTATTTGCCAGAAGGGAGTTTTTTTTGGTTAAATTGCCGCTTTCAGTTGTGTTAGTTGTGATCAGCCGCGATGCAATTATACTCCTGGGAACATTTTTGATTTTTCTTGTACGCCAAGATATAAAAATCATCCCGACCTCCTGGGGTAAATTAACTACTTTTTTTCAGATGTCCACAATTGTAGTCATACTGCTTGAGTTTAAATATTCACATTTCTTATGGAATTTGGCTATTCTATTTACTGTTATTTCCGGCATTGATTATATCCGTAGAGGATTCAATCTATTTACTTTAAATGATGATAATATTACTAATCATAAGTAG
- a CDS encoding prephenate dehydrogenase/arogenate dehydrogenase family protein, producing the protein MSKKKIKFKKVAIIGVGLIGGSIALALKKRKLTSEVIGFFRKQRSARNARKLKIVDAAAFSFKQAVYEADLIVLATPVGVIKESLARIINFAKPGAILMDVGSTKKEIVDLSSRLLSKKSIFFVGAHPLAGSDKSGLSFAKADMFKDSICFLTPTRKTNKAALGKVKKIWQSLGAKIIITDSRNHDRIVSMTSHLPHMISFALMNCLSYRDLSFSGNGLRDCTRLASSSEKIWRDICLSNKSEILGAIKRFKESLSLLARLLKTGRSRLLQAYFKKAKKRRDNL; encoded by the coding sequence ATGTCAAAGAAGAAGATTAAGTTTAAAAAGGTGGCAATCATTGGCGTTGGTCTTATCGGCGGCTCCATTGCCCTTGCTTTGAAAAAGAGAAAATTGACTTCTGAGGTCATTGGGTTTTTTCGCAAACAAAGATCAGCAAGAAATGCCAGGAAATTAAAGATAGTAGATGCTGCTGCGTTTAGTTTTAAGCAGGCTGTGTATGAAGCAGATCTTATTGTACTGGCGACTCCAGTCGGGGTTATAAAGGAAAGCTTAGCCAGGATTATAAATTTTGCCAAGCCAGGTGCAATCTTGATGGATGTAGGCAGCACTAAGAAGGAGATTGTGGATTTAAGTAGCAGGCTCCTTTCAAAAAAAAGCATCTTTTTTGTTGGTGCGCATCCATTGGCTGGCTCGGATAAAAGCGGCCTATCGTTTGCAAAGGCAGATATGTTTAAAGATTCGATTTGTTTTCTTACTCCAACTAGAAAGACGAATAAGGCAGCTTTAGGAAAGGTGAAAAAGATCTGGCAGTCTCTCGGCGCCAAGATTATTATTACAGATAGTCGTAACCATGACCGAATAGTATCAATGACGAGCCATCTACCCCACATGATTTCCTTTGCTTTAATGAATTGCCTGTCTTATCGGGATTTATCTTTTTCTGGGAATGGCCTCAGAGATTGTACGCGACTCGCATCTTCTAGCGAAAAGATCTGGCGGGATATATGCTTAAGCAATAAAAGCGAAATATTAGGCGCCATTAAAAGGTTTAAAGAATCACTTTCTCTTCTTGCAAGGTTGCTAAAAACAGGAAGGTCTCGTCTTCTTCAAGCATATTTTAAAAAAGCAAAAAAAAGACGTGACAATCTCTAA
- the ruvC gene encoding crossover junction endodeoxyribonuclease RuvC, translating into MKILGVDPGLYISGYGLVDWNNREPILIEAGIVKTRKDDKVERRLQYIYRSMLSLVNRMKPQAIALEKLYSHHRHPTTSYALGQARGLICLISAQLNIPLYEYPSTRIKKAVIGRGRASKEQLQKVIQQFLKIKDTPKYFDITDALAVAITHGHTLKGLG; encoded by the coding sequence ATGAAGATACTTGGAGTTGACCCGGGGCTTTATATATCAGGCTATGGTCTAGTTGACTGGAATAATAGAGAGCCTATTTTAATTGAAGCCGGCATTGTTAAAACAAGAAAGGATGATAAAGTCGAAAGGCGACTGCAGTATATTTATCGCTCTATGCTTAGTTTAGTAAATAGGATGAAGCCTCAGGCTATAGCCCTAGAGAAGCTTTATTCGCATCATCGTCATCCGACTACATCTTATGCACTCGGACAGGCCCGAGGATTAATTTGTTTGATTAGCGCTCAATTGAATATTCCGCTTTACGAATACCCTTCAACACGCATAAAAAAGGCAGTTATTGGAAGGGGGAGGGCGAGCAAAGAACAACTGCAAAAAGTAATACAGCAGTTTTTAAAAATAAAGGATACGCCTAAATATTTTGATATTACTGATGCCTTAGCAGTAGCAATAACACATGGCCATACACTTAAGGGCCTTGGATGA
- the pheA gene encoding prephenate dehydratase, with amino-acid sequence MSIKNLRKTIDSIDKNILQLLNKRANMSLKIGKVKIHKGTSIYAADREREILKRLSLMNKGPMTKSALEAIYREVMSSMLALEKPIKIAYLGPEASFTHLAAIKKFGSQVDYIGASSIGNCFALVDKAEADYGVVPIENSIEGAVSHTMDMLTETDLKICSQALLEISHNLLMKYPNSKIKRIYSNPQVFGQCRIWLQTNLSKAELMEVSSSSKAAQIVSKEKNAACIASTLAAKIYNLKIVSKAIEDSPHNMTRFLVIGKNDVSPTGNDKTSVVFSIQDKVGALCDMLVPFKENKLNLTKIESRPSKRKAWDYYFFLDLEGHRDQAKVKKALNALAKKCKYLKVLGSYPV; translated from the coding sequence ATGAGCATTAAAAATTTAAGAAAAACTATTGACTCTATAGATAAAAATATCTTACAGCTTTTGAATAAAAGGGCCAACATGAGTTTAAAAATTGGAAAGGTCAAAATCCATAAAGGCACGAGTATCTATGCTGCGGATAGAGAAAGGGAAATCCTGAAGAGGCTGTCTTTAATGAATAAAGGCCCTATGACTAAGAGCGCTCTTGAGGCTATTTATCGTGAAGTAATGTCTAGTATGCTTGCTTTAGAGAAGCCTATTAAGATTGCATATTTAGGACCAGAGGCAAGTTTTACTCATTTGGCAGCAATTAAAAAGTTCGGCTCTCAGGTGGATTATATCGGTGCAAGTTCTATAGGTAACTGCTTTGCTTTAGTGGATAAGGCTGAGGCAGATTATGGAGTAGTGCCGATCGAGAATTCCATTGAGGGAGCTGTTTCCCATACCATGGATATGTTGACAGAAACGGATTTGAAAATCTGCTCTCAGGCCCTATTGGAGATCTCCCATAATTTGCTTATGAAATATCCTAACTCAAAGATCAAGCGCATCTATTCTAATCCTCAAGTGTTCGGACAATGCCGTATCTGGCTACAGACTAATCTTTCCAAAGCAGAGCTTATGGAGGTTTCAAGTAGTTCAAAGGCGGCTCAGATTGTTTCTAAGGAAAAAAATGCTGCATGCATTGCTTCAACCTTGGCAGCAAAAATTTACAATTTGAAGATAGTCTCTAAGGCAATCGAAGATAGCCCTCATAATATGACCAGATTCTTGGTAATAGGTAAAAACGATGTTTCTCCAACAGGCAACGATAAGACATCTGTTGTTTTCTCCATTCAAGACAAGGTCGGGGCTTTATGCGATATGTTGGTTCCGTTCAAAGAAAATAAGCTCAATCTTACGAAAATAGAATCTAGGCCTTCCAAGAGAAAGGCCTGGGATTATTATTTCTTTCTTGATTTGGAGGGTCATCGCGATCAAGCTAAGGTAAAGAAGGCCTTGAATGCACTAGCTAAAAAGTGTAAATATTTAAAGGTTCTTGGTTCATACCCGGTCTAG
- a CDS encoding histidinol-phosphate transaminase: protein MSFVNPNIKGVKSYVAGKSIEELSRESGLDAKRIVKLASNENPLGSSPKAKAAIRRKLKDINRYPDMHYYFLRRKLASKFKLNINSVVVGNGSDELIDCVIKAFSRVGDEVISAKITFLEYEIISKINGRKFKAIKLKDYCYDLKAILAAITSKTRLIFIANPNNPTGTYVNAQEVKDFIKKVPKRIVVVFDEAYNEFIDVGDFPKTLKLIGNNNIIILRTFSKSYGLAGLRVGFALGKSSLINIMNKVRQPFNVNSLAQVAATAAIDDKAFLAKTRRLVLKEKRFLYSNFKQMQIDYIPSVANFILIDIGKGARRICRYLLEKGIILRSMAGYGLYDSIRVTIGTHAQNLRFINELKHMRMR, encoded by the coding sequence ATGAGTTTTGTTAATCCAAATATAAAGGGCGTAAAGTCCTATGTCGCAGGAAAATCCATAGAGGAATTAAGCCGCGAATCAGGCCTTGATGCTAAACGCATAGTGAAGCTTGCATCAAATGAGAATCCGCTGGGTTCTTCACCAAAGGCCAAGGCTGCAATAAGGCGCAAGCTTAAGGATATCAACCGCTATCCTGATATGCACTACTATTTCCTGAGAAGGAAATTAGCGTCGAAATTCAAGCTTAACATTAATTCAGTTGTAGTTGGTAATGGCAGCGATGAATTGATAGACTGTGTTATTAAGGCCTTTAGCAGGGTTGGTGATGAGGTAATTTCAGCAAAAATTACCTTTTTGGAATATGAGATAATTAGCAAAATAAATGGCCGTAAGTTTAAGGCCATCAAATTAAAAGATTATTGCTATGATTTGAAGGCAATACTTGCTGCTATAACTAGTAAAACCAGATTAATATTTATAGCCAATCCCAATAATCCGACCGGGACTTATGTGAATGCCCAGGAGGTCAAAGATTTCATTAAAAAAGTTCCCAAGCGAATTGTAGTGGTGTTTGATGAGGCCTATAATGAATTCATCGACGTAGGAGATTTTCCTAAGACCTTAAAGCTTATCGGTAACAATAATATTATCATACTACGTACTTTTTCTAAGAGCTATGGCTTGGCAGGGTTAAGAGTTGGATTTGCCCTGGGAAAATCATCTCTCATCAATATTATGAATAAGGTCAGACAGCCTTTTAATGTAAATTCTTTAGCGCAAGTGGCTGCGACTGCAGCTATTGATGATAAGGCGTTTTTGGCTAAGACAAGAAGGTTAGTATTGAAGGAGAAGAGATTTTTGTATAGCAATTTCAAACAGATGCAGATTGACTATATACCTTCAGTGGCTAATTTTATTTTGATTGACATAGGTAAAGGAGCCAGGAGAATTTGTAGATATTTGCTTGAGAAGGGAATAATCTTAAGAAGCATGGCAGGTTATGGTTTATATGATTCTATCCGGGTGACAATTGGTACACATGCGCAAAATTTAAGATTTATAAATGAATTAAAACATATGAGGATGAGATGA
- a CDS encoding YebC/PmpR family DNA-binding transcriptional regulator, translating into MSGHSKWASIKHKKAATDAKKGQVYTKLIREITCAAREGGGNPDINIRLRAAMAKAKQANMPLDNVTKAVKRGTGELPGISYESVAYEAYGPCGVAIIIQTLTDNKNRTSAEIRNILSKKGGNLAGAGSVNWLFSKKGFIVVDKKTIDEDKLLTIILEAGAEDLKGEGEKYEITTQPQDLEAVKKALSDKQIAFETCEITMFPSSMVKVNDAQMAKNILALVEALEDHDDAQGVYANFDIPDELLDKAVSD; encoded by the coding sequence ATGTCAGGTCATTCAAAGTGGGCGAGTATTAAACATAAGAAAGCAGCTACTGATGCCAAAAAAGGGCAGGTGTATACAAAGTTAATTCGCGAGATTACTTGTGCTGCGCGTGAAGGTGGCGGCAATCCGGATATAAACATAAGACTGCGAGCTGCTATGGCAAAAGCCAAACAGGCCAATATGCCTCTTGATAATGTAACCAAGGCAGTCAAAAGAGGTACAGGCGAACTTCCTGGGATAAGCTATGAGTCTGTTGCCTATGAGGCCTATGGACCTTGTGGTGTGGCTATTATCATTCAAACACTTACGGATAATAAAAATCGTACATCAGCCGAAATTAGAAATATCCTTTCTAAGAAAGGCGGTAATTTAGCGGGCGCAGGTTCAGTGAATTGGCTCTTTTCAAAAAAAGGGTTTATTGTAGTCGATAAAAAAACAATAGATGAAGACAAGCTTCTCACTATTATACTTGAGGCAGGGGCTGAGGATTTAAAAGGCGAAGGCGAAAAATATGAAATTACTACTCAGCCGCAGGATCTTGAGGCTGTAAAAAAAGCGCTTTCTGATAAACAGATAGCTTTTGAAACATGCGAAATTACAATGTTTCCTAGCTCGATGGTTAAAGTAAATGATGCCCAGATGGCAAAAAATATACTAGCCTTGGTTGAGGCCCTAGAAGATCATGATGATGCGCAGGGGGTCTATGCAAATTTTGATATCCCTGATGAATTGCTAGATAAGGCTGTAAGTGATTAG
- the plsY gene encoding glycerol-3-phosphate 1-O-acyltransferase PlsY yields MMIILLIISSYLLGSIPTAYLLGVVLKGVDIRKLGSGNIGATNAFRVLGKSIGITVLFFDVFKGFFASAVLASGVYPLVISRDVWRIILGMIVIIGHIWPVFLSFKGGKGIATTLGVLLGLMLSISDLRLVLLISVCVWTVIFLSTGFVSLASISSAIVLPVATFFLVDSREIFTFSLIVAFFAIISHKSNIYRLLGKKEGRAKLPWLRR; encoded by the coding sequence ATGATGATAATATTACTAATCATAAGTAGTTATTTATTAGGTTCTATACCTACTGCTTATTTGTTGGGTGTGGTTCTAAAAGGCGTTGATATTCGCAAGCTTGGCTCTGGCAATATTGGGGCAACAAATGCATTTAGGGTTCTTGGCAAATCAATAGGTATTACTGTATTGTTTTTTGATGTGTTTAAGGGGTTCTTTGCTTCAGCTGTTTTAGCTTCTGGCGTCTACCCTTTAGTCATAAGCAGGGATGTCTGGAGGATAATTCTTGGGATGATTGTGATCATCGGCCATATCTGGCCGGTATTTTTGAGCTTTAAAGGAGGAAAGGGGATTGCTACAACCTTAGGAGTGCTTTTGGGGCTTATGCTTTCGATCAGTGATTTAAGGCTTGTTTTACTTATTAGCGTCTGTGTTTGGACTGTTATTTTTCTATCAACTGGTTTTGTCTCTTTGGCATCTATTTCTAGCGCCATAGTACTTCCAGTAGCAACATTTTTCCTAGTAGATTCAAGAGAAATATTTACTTTTTCTCTCATTGTTGCCTTTTTTGCAATAATTAGCCATAAGTCTAATATTTATAGGCTGTTAGGTAAAAAGGAGGGTAGGGCAAAATTGCCTTGGTTGAGACGTTGA